The Impatiens glandulifera chromosome 8, dImpGla2.1, whole genome shotgun sequence genome includes a window with the following:
- the LOC124912361 gene encoding (3S,6E)-nerolidol synthase 1-like → MLIIGQSGSQITTLVSAVCNVNNNNSHGQNNHHHPTTDHRNKRCRSNLHMEKLIKETKQVLDKMTSEHHRDQSLLMIDALQRLGIDYHFHDEIQSILSNRHYVDFNLHGGSYTEYSLYHASTRFRLLRQQGFNVSSYDAFKKFKNNKDGSFKKELILDIKGLMGLYEASQMNMGSEDLVLDEAEEFSARFLNASMSSLYDHREIRLVGNTLKHPYHKSLSRFMANDFLKDFNGFNGSWENMVKELARLDFDMIQTLHQKEVFQVSKWWNDKGLAKELKFARDEPAKWYLWSMATITNPKFSDQRVELTKAVSFIYLIDDIFDVYGSLDQLTLFAKAIERWDFRMVEQLPECMKICFRALDDVTNEFSCKVFNQKGFNPVDILRKAWSNLCNAFLVESRWFASGNLPNAENYLKNGIISSGVPLALLHLFFLLETDINSTMAANNLLNDCPLIFSISTILRLSDDLGSNKDENQTGEDGSYVDCFMKDRNGCSVEMARNNVMRMISDEWKRINRECLISSKRFSPIFTKSCVNFARMVPLMYSYDQNHNLPLLEKFKRTMFDNKH, encoded by the exons ATGCTGATCATCGGCCAATCTGGCTCCCAGATTACTACTCTTGTTTCTGCTGTCTGCAAcgtcaacaacaacaactcaCATGGCCAAAACAACCACCACCACCCAACAACTGATCATAGGAATAAAAGATGCAGAAGCAACTTGCATATGGAGAAGCTGATAAAGGAAACCAAACAAGTCCTCGACAAAATGACATCAGAACACCATCGAGATCAAAGTCTGCTTATGATCGACGCCCTACAACGCCTGGGAATCGATTACCATTTCCACGACGAAATTCAAAGTATTCTTAGCAACCGTCATTATGTTGATTTCAACTTGCATGGCGGATCATACACTGAATACAGTCTTTACCATGCTTCCACTCGCTTTAGACTGTTGAGACAACAAGGCTTCAACGTCTCCTCAT ATGATGCGTTTAAGAAATTTAAGAACAACAAAGACGGGAGTTTTAAGAAGGAATTGATACTTGATATCAAAGGACTTATGGGTTTATACGAGGCATCACAGATGAATATGGGATCAGAAGATTTAGTGCTCGACGAGGCCGAGGAATTCAGTGCTCGGTTCTTAAATGCTTCAATGAGTAGTCTTTATGATCATAGGGAAATAAGATTGGTTGGAAACACTTTAAAGCACCCTTACCACAAGAGCTTGTCTAGGTTCATGGCCAATGACTTCCTTAAGGATTTCAATGGCTTTAATGGATCATGGGAAAATATGGTTAAGGAACTTGCAAGGCTTGATTTTGATATGATCCAGACTTTGCATCAAAAGGAAGTTTTTCAAGTCTCCAA ATGGTGGAATGACAAAGGTCTAGCGAAGGAATTGAAGTTTGCTAGAGATGAACCTGCTAAATGGTATTTATGGTCCATGGCAACCATTACCAACCCTAAGTTTTCTGATCAGAGAGTTGAATTAACAAAGGCAGTCTCATTTATCTACCTCATAGATGACATCTTTGATGTTTATGGGTCACTAGACCAACTCACTCTATTTGCAAAAGCCATCGAAAG ATGGGACTTTAGAATGGTAGAACAATTACCAGAATGCATGAAAATCTGCTTTAGGGCACTCGATGACGTCACCAATGAATTTTCATGCAAAGTATTCAATCAAAAAGGTTTTAATCCTGTGGATATTCTTCGAAAGGCG TGGTCGAATCTATGCAATGCATTTTTAGTAGAATCGAGATGGTTTGCTTCCGGGAACTTACCTAACGCAGAAAATTACTTGAAAAATGGGATTATCAGTTCCGGCGTGCCTCTCGCGTTACTTCACCTCTTCTTTCTACTCGAAACAGATATCAACTCAACAATGGCGGCTAATAATCTATTGAATGATTGTCCCTTGATTTTCTCAATTTCCACTATTCTTCGTCTCAGCGACGATTTAGGAAGCAACAAG GACGAGAATCAAACCGGAGAAGACGGGTCCTATGTGGATTGCTTCATGAAGGATCGTAATGGATGTTCGGTAGAGATGGCTAGGAATAATGTAATGAGGATGATTTCAGATGAGTGGAAACGCATTAACCGTGAATGCCTCATCTCTTCGAAACGTTTCTCGCCAATCTTTACCAAATCTTGTGTGAATTTTGCGAGGATGGTTCCTCTTATGTATAGCTACGATCAAAATCACAATCTTCCGCTCCTTGAAAAGTTCAAGCGAACAATGTTTGATAATAAACATTAA